In Sphingomonas profundi, the sequence GGGTGGATCGAGCCTTGCGCGCCGGTGCCGACGGGCAGGGTCATGTCCACCCGCTCAGCCGCCAGGCGCGCGTCGAGCGCGGCGGCCTCCAGCGCCACCTTGCGCGCGGCGATGGCATCGCTCACCTCGGTGCGCAGGCCCTGGATCAGCGGCGCCTGGCGCTGCCGCTCGTCCGGCGCCATGCCGCCGAGCGTCTTCATCAGCGCGGCGATCCCGCTCTGCTTGCCCAGCGCCTTCACCCGCACGGCCTCGATCGTGTCGAGGCTGTCGGCGGCGGCGGCCTCGGCGAGGAGGGTGGCCCTGATGCTGTCGAGATCGGTCATGCTTTCCGTCTTCGTTGTTCGGCGCGGCCATAGGCCGAACCGTGCCGCAAACGCAAAGGGGCGCGGAAGGCTGGTGCCGTCCGCGCCCCTGAGCGTCGGTCTGCCGCTCCGTCAGGCCGCTACGCGGGCGCCTTCCGGCAGGGCGGCCTTCGCCTGCGCGACGATGGTGCTGAACGCCTCACCCTCGTGCATGGCGATATCGGCCAGCACCTTGCGGTCCAGCTCCACGCCGGCCAGCTTCAGGCCGTGCATGAACACGCCGTAGGTGAGCCCCTCGGCACGAACCGCGGCGTTGATGCGCTGGATCCAGAGCGCGCGGAAGCTGCGCTTCTTCACCTTCCGGTCGCGATAGGCGTACTGGCCGGCCTTCTCGACCGCCTGCTTGGCGATGCGGATCGTGTTCTTGCGGCGGCCGTAATAGCCCTTCGCCTGATCGAGAACCCGCTTGTGCTTGGCGTGGGTGGTTACACCCCTCTTGACGCGTGCCATCCGTCAGTTCCTTCTCAACGCAGGCCGTAGGGGGCCCAGAGCTTCACCCGCGCCGTATCGGCGTCGGCGAGCACGTCGGTCCCGCGGTTCTGGCGGATATATTTCGCGTTGTGCGAGATCAGGCGGTGGCGCTTGCCGGCGACACCGTGCTTGATCTTGCCGGTGGCGGTAAGCTTGAACCGCTTCTTCACCCCCGACTTCGTCTTGAGCTTGGGCATTTTCGTCTCCTGTATGCGACGTTGAAGACCGCCACGGCAGCCCACACTGGCCGGGCGGTCCATCGGATCGCGGAAGGGCGCGCCTATACGGGCGAACGCGGGCCTTGGCAACCGGACTCCGCAGCGGCGGCGTGGCGGCGATCGCGTCGTTTCGGAACCGTCCGCAACCGGCGGGGTTTGATGCCCCATGGCCGATATCCCGCTCTCCGCCGATCGACCCGCGCCGCCGCCCGAACCCCGGCGGCCCGCAAGCCCGGCGGGGCGCGATCCGGCGCGCACCGCCGTCGCCACCGGCGTCTCGATCCTGGCGGTGCTGATAGGCCTGCTGTTTCTTGTGTGGCTGGTGCTGTTCATCACCAAGGGCCGCTTCCTGAAGCCCACGTTCGAGCGGATCGCCAGCAGCGCGACCGAACGGCGGGTGCGGGTGGCGGGCGACTTCCAGTTCTACTTCGACTTCATCGACATCAAGTTCCTGGCGGACGGCCTCACCGTCTCAAACCCCGCCTGGGCTCCCCGGCCCAACTTCTTCGAGTCGCGCCATATCGAGACGCGGGTGAAGACGTTTCCGCTGATCTTCGGCAAGCGCCGGGCGGAGTTCCTGGTGCTGGACGGCGGCAACGTGGATGCCGAGTGGGACAAGCAGCGCCGCAACACCTGGACCTTCGGCGATCCGAACGCGAAAGGCGCCCCGTTCCAGTGGCCCGTCATCGATCGCGCGATCGTGACCGGCACGACGGCGCGCTACGTTGATCCCGCGCTGCTGCTGGAGACCGACATCAAGGTGGATACGGTGCGCGCGAGCGGCACCACGATCACCGACAATCGCATCAACTTTTCCGGCGATGGCACGCTGCGCGGCAAGCGCTTCACGATGAACGGCGGCATCCTCTCGCCGAACAGCACCGTCACCTTCGGGCGGACGAAGCTGGTGATGCACGCCCAGTCCGGCCCCACGCTGCTGGATCTGAACGGCGTGCTGCCGGCGGCGACACAGATCGAGGGATCGGACCTGAACCTCACGGTGCGCGGGCCGAACCTGCGGCTGCTGTTCGATTTCCTCGGCGTCGCCGTGCCGGATACGCGCCGCTACCGCTTCAACTCCAAGCTCACCAAGGTGGGCGGGGAGTGGCGCTTCACCCGCCTGAACGGCTTCTTCGGTGCCAGCGACCTGGCCGGCGACATGACGATCTCGCTGCCGAACGACCGGCTGAAGATCGCCGCGAACCTGAACTCGCGCTCGGTCGACATCGTCGATATCGGCCCGTTCATCGGCTACGAGCCGAATGCGCTCGCCGCCAAGGGCGCCACTGCCGCCGTGGCGCAGACGGGCGCGGCACCGCGCATCATCCCGGACGCGCCGCTGCGGATCGAGCAGATCAAGATTTTCGACGCGCATGTGAACTACAAGGTGCGCGACGTGAAGCAGCCGTTCGTGCCGGTATCGAACATCGCCCTCACCTTCGATCTCGATCACAGCCTGATGAAGCTCTCGCCGCTGACGATGGACATCGCCGACGCGGGCCATCTCGCCTCCGACATATCGATCAACGCGCGCGTGCCGGCGGTGCTTACGGACTATAACATCCGCCTCTCGCCGACGCCGCTGAACAAGCTGTTCCGCAAGTCCGGCGTGTTCAACTCGGGCACGTCGGGCACGATCAAGGCGCGCATCCAGATGAAGGGCACCGGCGACACGGTGCGCGAGTCGCTCGCCAGCTCCAACGGGCGGATCGCGATCATCCTGCCGCGCGGCACCTTCTGGACCCAATATGTCCAGCTGGCCGAGTTCGACATCGGCCTGTTCCTGCAGAAGCTGCTGCAGGACCAGCTGAAGAAGCCGATCGAGGTGAATTGCGGCCTGATCGCCTTCACCGTGCGGGATGGCGTGGCCGCCGCTGATCCGGTGCTGATCGATACCGACAAGAATGTGATGACCGCCAAGGGCGGCTTCAGCTTCAAGGACGAATCGATGAACCTCGCCTTCCGCGCGGACGGCAAGAAGTTCAGCCTGTTCTCCGGCCAGTCCCCGGTCGGCATCAACGGCCATTTCGCGGCCCCTGGCTACCAGCTGATCACGCCGCAGCTGCTGGCGCGCGGCGGTGCGGCACTGGCGCTGGGTGTGGTGGCGAGCCCGATCGGCGCGGTGCTGGCCTTCGTCGATCCGGGTGACGCGAAGGATGCGGCGTGCGGGCCGGTGCTCTCCGGCGCACGGGCCGGCGCGCAGCGGACGACCGAAGGCGAGCCGCGCAAGGACGTCGGCACCGGCAAGGGCCCGGATGCCCAGCCGGCGAAGAAGAAGAAGTTCCTCGGCATCTTCTGAGCGACGGGCCGAGAACGCGGCCGGTCGCTCAGAAGGCTGCACATGCCGCTCTGTGTCGCGTGGATCCTGAAACGAGCTCAGGACGATGCAGTCCGTGATTGAGCGAAAGCGACGCCCGCCTCACACATAGCCGAACGGTTCGGTCGATCGCTTCACCAGCAGGCGCCCGGCGGGATCGAGCGAGGCGCCGAAGTGGAGGCCGTCGTCGTGGCCGACATCGACATTTTCGGCGATGCCCCTGTCCGGCAGGGCGATCGTCAGCGCCTTCGTCTCCGCCGGCACGGTGACGGTCAGCTCGCGGGCGAGGCCGATCTGGGTGCGGGTGGAGACATGCTCCAGATGCTCGTGCGTGCGGCCGCCGGCCGAGATCGTGACGGTATCGTCCTTGAAGCCGTCCTGTAGCGCCAGGGTAAAGGTGCGTGTGTCGGCCATGTTCGTAATCCCCGTTCGTGAAATGATGTCGCCCGCGCCAGCTACGGCGCGGGCGACACCGTGGTTGCGATGGTTCAGGCGCTGAGACCCTGCGCCTTGATCGCCAGTGTGCGCTGCATCTCCGGGCTGAGATCGAAGCCGCCGGTCGCGGCGCCCGCGCGCATCGGCGCCAGCGCCATGCGGGCGTCGTCGGTGCCGCCGTCCAGCGCCGCCGCGAGCTTGGGCGCCACGCGGATGAAGCGGGTATGGCCGACGGCGTTCACCGCCGCGTCCGCGCCGCCCTGGGTAGCGACGGCGAGCAGCCGCGCCGCCTCCGCCTTGTCCGGCCCGTAGACCTCCACCCGCCGCGCCGCCTCGACCGGCGCCTCGCCCGGCTTCGCCGTCTCGTCCACCGTCAGCAGCTTGAACTCGGTGGCGAGCGGCCCGGCCAGCGCGACCGCCGCCTGCCGGGCGGCCGGATGATCGCCGAGCGCCACGACGGCGTTGAGCGCCGCCACCGCCGGCTCCACGCCGCGCGTGCCGTTCACGGCGAGCACCTGGCCCACCTCCGGCGTGAACAGATCCTGCGCGATCCGCTCCTCCTGCCGGCTCGTCGGCGGTGCGACCTTCACCTCCAGCCGGTTCGAGAAGACGGCGCGGCCGTCCACCCGCAGCATCGCCTGGACGATGTAGCGGCCCGGCTCGGCCATGTCCCAGCCGTTGCGCCCCGCGCCGACGAGCACACTGTCGTAGAGCGCCTCGCCCGTGCCGAGGATGATGTCCTCGCCCTCGCCGCAGTGGCGCGAGAAGGGCATCCACTGGCGCGCCGGCCTGCCGTCCTTCTTGATGATGAGGGTCAGGTCGTCCCGCTCCGACAGGCGCGCGGCGGGCACCATGCGGGCGCGGCCGCTGCGGTTGGCCAGCGCCATCTCCACCACCGGCGGCAGCAGATAGGGCAGGCTGTCGTCCCTGGTGGCGTTGATCGAGAGGGTGAGGGCGAACTCGTCGTTGGTGTCGAGGATCGACTGCTCGAAGCCGTGATGATCGAACCAGTCGGCATTGCCCATCTCGACGAAGCGTTCCGGCGCGTGGCGCATGAACAGCAGCTCGGCATCGGTGAAGCGGAACGGGAAGTCGGCGAAGAAGGCCGACTGGCCGCCCGCCACGTTGTACGGGTAGTTCATGAAGCTGCGCGCCTCCGGATCGTTGGCGAGCGCGATCCACGGCGTGCCGAGCGCCTTCTGCCAGCTGTGGGCGAGGTTGAAGGCGTGGCCCATCTCGTGCGCCGCCGTCCAGAAGCGCATCCGCCGCACCCAGGCATCGGGCGCGGCATCGCCGGCGGGGGCGTTGGCGATGAACGCCTCGGTGAAGATCGCCGTGCCCTGGCGGTGGTTCGGCCCGATATCGTCGAACATGATGCCGCCCAGGTTGGTGCCCTGTTCGTGCAGCGCGGCGAACAGCACCCACAGGTTCCACTGCGCCTTGTTCGCGAAGCGGGACCAGTAGATCTGCATCGCATCGTGCATCTCCTGGTCGCTCCAGCGCTGGTCGGCGCCGGCCTTGCTCAGCGGCACCGACCCGCTGCCCGGGGAGATGGTGGCATCGAAGCCGGCGCGGCGGTAGACGGTCTGCAGGCTCAGCGTCTCGCTGGCGATCGTCGCCGGGCGGTTCGGGTGATCGAACGTCTTGATCTCGGTGACGGCATGGGCGCCGGGAACCGTATCGAACTCGAACTCGACCGGGTGGAAGTAGCTGGACGACCACATGTAGGTGCGGGTGAAGCTGGCGGCGCTGCCGCCGGAGAAGGTCGCCTCCACCTTGCGCTGGCCCAGCAGCAGGCTGCGGGTGACTTTCAGCGCGATGCTGGTGTGCGGCACGGCGGCGACGTTGCCGTCCTTGAACCAGATCGGGCCGGAATAGGTGTTGGTGCCCGTCTTGGTCAGCGAGGCGACCCAGCTGGCGACGGCGGTGAACAGGTTGGAGCGGGTGCCGCTGACCGTCATCTGCGGATACCGGCCGTCTATGTCGAGCCGCAGCTGCTCGCGCTGGTACAGGGTGAGGGCGCTGACATCGTCGTCGTAGACGAGGTCGGCCGCCTCGTGTCCGCCGGGCAGCGGTTTGGGGACGGGCAGCGGCAGCGGCAGCGGCAGCGGGTTCGGCAGCCGGATCGTGCGGGTGAAGGTGTAGAGGCCGCTGGCGGTGAGCAGGAACGGGATGTTCGGCACCGGCCGCGGCACGGGCAGCGGGCGCGGCAGATCGACGGCGTCGCTGTCGATCTGAAAGTCGGCGTCCAGCGCCGCGTCATAGTCGGTCGGATCATAATCGGCGGTCATCGCAACTCTCCTCGGGGAAGGAGCGAGCGCCGTGGACGATCGTCGCCCATGTGCCGCCCCGCCTTGCCGGATCGCATCGCCGCCGTGAAGCGAGCGGCATCGTAGCGTGAAAATCGCGTGAAAAGCGCCGACCGTATAGTTGCCATCAGGGATCCACCATTACGGTGGCGAAAATGACGGTATTTGTCCCGTCGAAAGTACGGTCTTGTCTTCCTCGTAAGCTTTTGTTTACGCATTCTGCTTGATGAGCATAAGGGCAGGGGGCTGAAAGGTCGCCCGCCTTCGGGGG encodes:
- the rplT gene encoding 50S ribosomal protein L20, with product MARVKRGVTTHAKHKRVLDQAKGYYGRRKNTIRIAKQAVEKAGQYAYRDRKVKKRSFRALWIQRINAAVRAEGLTYGVFMHGLKLAGVELDRKVLADIAMHEGEAFSTIVAQAKAALPEGARVAA
- the rpmI gene encoding 50S ribosomal protein L35, with the translated sequence MPKLKTKSGVKKRFKLTATGKIKHGVAGKRHRLISHNAKYIRQNRGTDVLADADTARVKLWAPYGLR
- a CDS encoding AsmA family protein, coding for MADIPLSADRPAPPPEPRRPASPAGRDPARTAVATGVSILAVLIGLLFLVWLVLFITKGRFLKPTFERIASSATERRVRVAGDFQFYFDFIDIKFLADGLTVSNPAWAPRPNFFESRHIETRVKTFPLIFGKRRAEFLVLDGGNVDAEWDKQRRNTWTFGDPNAKGAPFQWPVIDRAIVTGTTARYVDPALLLETDIKVDTVRASGTTITDNRINFSGDGTLRGKRFTMNGGILSPNSTVTFGRTKLVMHAQSGPTLLDLNGVLPAATQIEGSDLNLTVRGPNLRLLFDFLGVAVPDTRRYRFNSKLTKVGGEWRFTRLNGFFGASDLAGDMTISLPNDRLKIAANLNSRSVDIVDIGPFIGYEPNALAAKGATAAVAQTGAAPRIIPDAPLRIEQIKIFDAHVNYKVRDVKQPFVPVSNIALTFDLDHSLMKLSPLTMDIADAGHLASDISINARVPAVLTDYNIRLSPTPLNKLFRKSGVFNSGTSGTIKARIQMKGTGDTVRESLASSNGRIAIILPRGTFWTQYVQLAEFDIGLFLQKLLQDQLKKPIEVNCGLIAFTVRDGVAAADPVLIDTDKNVMTAKGGFSFKDESMNLAFRADGKKFSLFSGQSPVGINGHFAAPGYQLITPQLLARGGAALALGVVASPIGAVLAFVDPGDAKDAACGPVLSGARAGAQRTTEGEPRKDVGTGKGPDAQPAKKKKFLGIF